In Pongo abelii isolate AG06213 chromosome 15, NHGRI_mPonAbe1-v2.0_pri, whole genome shotgun sequence, a single window of DNA contains:
- the ANG gene encoding angiogenin, whose product MVMGLGVLLLVFMLGLGLTPPTLAQDNSRYTDFLAQHYDPKPQGRDDRYCESIMRRRGLTSPCKGINTFIHGSKRSIKAICENKNGNPHRENLKISKSSFQVTTCKLHGGSPWPPCHYRATADFRNIVVACENGLPVHLDQSIFRRL is encoded by the coding sequence ATGGTGATGGGCCTGGGCGTTTTGTTGTTGGTCTTCATGCTGGGTCTGGGTCTGACCCCACCAACCCTGGCTCAGGATAACTCCAGGTACACAGACTTCCTGGCCCAGCACTATGATCCCAAACCACAGGGCCGGGATGACAGATACTGTGAAAGCATCATGAGGAGACGGGGCCTGACCTCACCCTGCAAAGGCATCAACACATTTATTCATGGCAGCAAGCGCAGCATCAAGGCCATCTGTGAAAACAAGAATGGAAACCCTCACAGAGAAAACCTAAAAATAAGCAAGTCTTCTTTCCAGGTCACCACTTGCAAGCTACATGGAGGGTCCCCCTGGCCTCCATGCCACTACCGAGCCACAGCAGATTTCAGAAACATTGTTGTTGCTTGTGAAAATGGCTTACCTGTCCACTTGGATCAGTCAATTTTCCGTCGTCTGTAA
- the RNASE4 gene encoding ribonuclease 4 isoform X1, with protein sequence MALQRTHSLLLLLLLTLLGLGLVQPSYGQDGMYQRFLRQHVHPEETGGNDRYCNLMMQRRKMTLYHCKRFNTFIHEDIWNIRSICSTTNIQCKNGKTNCHEGVVKVTDCRDTGSSRAPNCRYRAMASTRRVVIACEGNPQVPVHFDG encoded by the coding sequence ATGGCTCTGCAGAGGACCCATTCATTGCTTCTGCTTTTGCTGCTCAccctgctggggctggggctggtccAGCCCTCCTATGGCCAGGATGGCATGTACCAGCGATTCCTGCGGCAACACGTGCACCCTGAGGAGACAGGTGGCAATGATCGCTACTGCAACTTGATGATGCAAAGACGGAAGATGACTTTGTATCACTGCAAGCGCTTCAACACCTTCATCCATGAAGATATCTGGAACATTCGTAGTATCTGCAGCACCACCAATATCCAGTGCAAGAACGGCAAGACGAACTGCCACGAGGGTGTTGTGAAAGTCACAGACTGCCGGGACACAGGAAGTTCCAGGGCACCCAACTGCAGATATCGGGCCATGGCGAGCACTAGACGTGTTGTCATTGCCTGTGAGGGGAACCCACAGGTGCCTGTGCACTTTGACGGTTAG